A region of Malaciobacter marinus DNA encodes the following proteins:
- a CDS encoding GGDEF domain-containing protein → MNITSKISIFFTLICLFLAICIFSILKQSENSTIEFEDKQIKKSTETFFEALKSKSFFLQNIAYEHSINDNILKILEEKKNKTNKINFIKDKYTHFFLFDKNKDFIYGNVYDINSDEFVSIPNAVKTFFKTKKIDIYLDKNRVNFITLDYEKILFTIEKVFKNNKFLGYVFVGRSLDSLFLSELSKITHQYISFLPSHTLTKKKQLKVDSNLISYDINRANNHTLFTYLELIDQLNDSKFYIRMKMNRDYFVQINKNNKTIFYIFIVTFILLIIAVYFFIDKLFAKRIKNITNIIKNISKSSSLKLKINLDYNDEITYLSKKINQMLYSINLKQHENLKKQRDFLQSVLDTQKNIILITDGKDIHTTNKKFVDIFKSKDEFLTNIALLDNKTQDNLVNIAKKYDSYEKPAKLKIEDELKYFTFDVQKLDMQKYLICMDDVSKYNEKICHLEQKASMDELTQVYNKNTITTMLNCWLEIKSFCLIIFDIDYFKNINDTYGHFIGDCVLKDLTKLIKNILPKKDILGRFGGKEFIVLINDNSSNNIINIANRLKEKVEHKRFIYDDALVNLTISLGTTFCIKGESYQDVYKRADEALYEAKNSGRNRVCFK, encoded by the coding sequence ATGAATATTACTTCAAAAATATCAATATTTTTTACACTTATATGTCTATTTTTAGCAATATGCATTTTTAGTATATTAAAGCAGAGTGAAAATAGTACAATAGAGTTTGAAGATAAACAAATAAAAAAGAGTACTGAAACTTTTTTTGAAGCACTTAAATCAAAATCTTTTTTTTTACAAAATATAGCTTATGAACACTCTATAAACGACAATATTTTAAAGATACTTGAAGAAAAAAAGAATAAAACAAATAAAATAAACTTTATCAAAGATAAATATACACATTTTTTTCTATTTGATAAAAACAAAGATTTTATTTATGGAAATGTATATGATATAAATTCAGATGAGTTTGTATCTATTCCAAATGCAGTAAAAACTTTTTTTAAAACAAAAAAAATTGATATTTACTTAGATAAAAACAGAGTAAATTTTATCACTTTAGATTATGAGAAAATACTATTTACCATTGAAAAAGTATTTAAAAATAATAAATTTCTAGGATATGTTTTTGTTGGAAGAAGCTTGGATTCTTTGTTTTTATCAGAATTAAGTAAGATAACACATCAATATATATCTTTTCTTCCTTCTCATACTTTAACTAAGAAAAAACAATTAAAGGTTGATTCAAATCTAATCTCTTATGATATTAATAGAGCAAATAATCATACCTTATTTACTTATTTAGAATTAATTGATCAATTAAATGATAGTAAATTTTATATAAGAATGAAGATGAATAGAGACTATTTTGTCCAAATTAATAAAAATAATAAAACCATATTTTATATTTTTATAGTAACTTTTATACTTCTTATTATTGCAGTATATTTTTTTATTGATAAACTTTTTGCAAAAAGAATAAAAAATATAACAAATATTATAAAAAATATCTCTAAATCAAGTAGTTTAAAGTTAAAAATAAATCTTGATTATAATGATGAAATAACATACTTATCAAAAAAGATAAACCAAATGCTATATTCAATAAATCTAAAGCAACATGAAAATTTAAAAAAACAAAGAGATTTTTTACAATCAGTTTTAGACACACAAAAGAATATTATATTAATTACTGATGGAAAAGATATTCATACTACAAATAAAAAATTTGTAGATATATTTAAATCAAAAGATGAATTTCTAACAAATATAGCACTATTGGATAATAAAACACAAGATAATTTAGTAAACATTGCGAAAAAATATGATTCATATGAAAAACCAGCAAAATTAAAAATAGAAGATGAACTTAAATATTTTACTTTTGATGTTCAAAAACTTGATATGCAAAAATATCTTATATGTATGGATGATGTTTCAAAATATAATGAAAAGATTTGTCATTTAGAACAAAAAGCTTCAATGGATGAATTAACTCAAGTTTATAACAAAAATACAATTACAACAATGCTAAATTGTTGGTTGGAGATTAAAAGTTTTTGTTTAATTATATTTGATATAGATTATTTTAAAAATATAAACGATACATATGGACATTTTATTGGAGATTGTGTTTTAAAAGATTTAACTAAACTTATAAAAAACATTCTACCTAAAAAGGACATTTTAGGTAGATTTGGAGGAAAAGAGTTTATCGTTTTAATAAATGATAATAGTAGTAATAATATAATAAATATTGCAAATAGATTAAAAGAAAAAGTAGAACATAAAAGATTTATTTATGATGATGCTTTGGTTAATCTTACTATTAGTCTTGGAACTACTTTTTGCATAAAAGGTGAGAGTTATCAAGATGTTTATAAAAGAGCAGATGAAGCACTATATGAAGCAAAAAATAGTGGAAGAAATAGAGTTTGTTTTAAATAG
- a CDS encoding FeoA family protein has translation MKLSELSKGDIATIKNINCDSALKNRFYSFGIIKGSKITIEEVTMAKSTIEIKINNTKVAIRLIEAEKIEVENEHKQNN, from the coding sequence ATGAAATTAAGTGAATTAAGCAAAGGTGATATAGCAACAATTAAAAATATAAATTGTGATAGTGCTTTAAAAAATAGATTTTACTCTTTTGGAATAATAAAAGGTTCAAAAATAACTATTGAAGAAGTAACTATGGCAAAAAGTACTATTGAAATAAAAATAAATAATACTAAAGTTGCAATAAGATTAATAGAAGCAGAAAAAATTGAGGTCGAGAATGAACACAAACAAAATAATTAA
- the feoB gene encoding ferrous iron transport protein B yields MNTNKIIKVALVGQPNVGKSMLINSISNARLKVGNFSGVTVAKEQVILKYKDYTIEIVDLPGSYSLNEYTQEEKVTKNFLNNSEYDIILNVTDSTNLERNLYLTSELLALDKKMIIALNMNDEAIKEDIFIDEVQLSKILGKPCIKTSATTKQGIDKLIKEIVKKHESEKLSTKLIFSNVIEEEIANIIGFFNDSGFKCKNSFRQIAIKLLKEDKETYKFFHDEPIWTKLQPILNSAFEHIALHYDTKNVEDIFNEEKFSFAKGAVTETVTVKTHVEKTLTEKIDSVLIHKVFGLPIFLFLMWGLFQLTFEVGNIPMDIIDAFFANLIDNTKEVLGDNQLSSIIADGAIAGVGAVVLFIPNIVILFFGIALLETTGYMSRVAFLLDGFFHKFGLHGKSFIPLVTGFGCSVPAYMAARTLKNERDRLLTLFIIGFMSCGARLPIYVLFTGAFFSESNAGNVLFLIYIGGAILGLIAAKVLKILVFKSEDEPFVMEMPKYRLPSFKLIWHTVSNQAMMYLKKAGTFILAASLLIWVASNYPKHLDVEETYNQKIELALSDEEKLALENELALYNLENSYLGYVGKFSEPLFAPLGFDWKMSVALETGLAAKEIVVSTLGILYGLGEENDENSKGLVEKIRANIPFASGIAFIVFVMIYLPCLAATMVFAREAGGWKYLVYLFVFTTGTAWVLSFITYNVILLLT; encoded by the coding sequence ATGAACACAAACAAAATAATTAAAGTTGCATTAGTTGGACAACCAAATGTTGGTAAGAGTATGCTTATCAACTCAATTTCAAATGCAAGATTAAAAGTTGGTAATTTTTCAGGAGTAACAGTTGCAAAAGAGCAAGTAATTTTAAAATATAAAGATTATACAATTGAAATAGTTGATTTACCAGGCTCATACTCTTTAAATGAATATACGCAAGAAGAAAAAGTTACAAAAAACTTCTTAAATAATAGTGAATATGACATTATATTAAATGTTACTGATTCAACAAATTTAGAAAGAAACTTATACTTAACATCAGAACTATTAGCATTAGATAAAAAAATGATAATCGCTTTAAATATGAATGATGAAGCAATAAAAGAAGATATATTTATTGATGAAGTACAATTAAGTAAAATCCTTGGAAAACCTTGTATAAAAACAAGTGCTACAACAAAACAAGGTATAGATAAACTAATCAAAGAAATAGTAAAAAAACATGAAAGTGAAAAACTATCTACAAAATTAATTTTCTCAAATGTTATAGAAGAAGAGATTGCAAATATTATTGGCTTTTTCAATGATAGTGGATTTAAATGTAAAAATAGTTTTAGACAAATAGCTATAAAACTTCTAAAAGAAGACAAAGAGACTTATAAATTTTTTCATGATGAACCAATATGGACAAAACTACAACCTATTTTAAATAGTGCATTTGAACATATCGCTCTTCATTATGATACAAAAAATGTAGAAGATATTTTCAATGAAGAAAAATTCTCTTTTGCAAAAGGTGCTGTTACTGAAACTGTTACAGTAAAAACTCATGTGGAAAAAACATTAACAGAGAAAATAGACTCAGTTTTAATCCATAAAGTATTTGGTTTACCTATTTTCTTATTTTTAATGTGGGGATTATTTCAATTGACTTTTGAAGTAGGAAATATTCCTATGGATATCATAGATGCATTTTTTGCAAATCTAATTGACAATACAAAAGAAGTATTAGGAGATAATCAATTATCCTCAATAATTGCAGATGGTGCAATTGCAGGTGTTGGTGCTGTTGTTTTATTTATTCCAAATATTGTAATATTATTTTTTGGTATTGCATTACTTGAAACAACAGGATACATGAGTAGAGTTGCTTTCTTACTTGATGGTTTCTTCCACAAATTTGGACTTCATGGAAAATCATTTATTCCTTTAGTAACTGGTTTTGGTTGTTCAGTTCCAGCTTATATGGCAGCAAGAACCCTTAAAAATGAAAGAGATAGATTACTTACACTATTTATTATAGGATTTATGTCTTGTGGAGCAAGACTTCCTATTTATGTACTTTTTACAGGTGCATTTTTTAGTGAAAGCAATGCTGGTAATGTTCTATTTTTAATATATATTGGTGGAGCAATATTAGGATTAATTGCAGCAAAAGTTTTAAAAATATTAGTATTTAAAAGTGAAGATGAACCTTTTGTAATGGAGATGCCAAAATACAGATTACCATCATTTAAACTAATCTGGCATACAGTTTCAAACCAAGCTATGATGTATCTTAAAAAAGCAGGTACATTTATTCTTGCAGCATCACTTCTAATTTGGGTTGCTAGTAATTATCCAAAACATTTAGATGTAGAAGAGACTTACAATCAAAAAATTGAATTAGCTTTAAGTGATGAAGAAAAACTAGCTTTAGAAAATGAACTTGCTTTATATAATCTTGAGAACTCTTATTTAGGTTATGTTGGGAAATTTTCAGAACCATTATTTGCTCCTTTAGGATTTGATTGGAAAATGTCAGTAGCACTTGAGACTGGACTTGCAGCAAAAGAGATTGTAGTTTCAACTTTAGGTATTTTATATGGTTTAGGTGAAGAAAATGATGAAAACTCAAAAGGTTTAGTTGAAAAAATAAGAGCAAATATTCCATTTGCATCAGGTATTGCATTTATTGTATTTGTAATGATTTATTTACCTTGCCTTGCAGCAACAATGGTTTTTGCAAGAGAAGCTGGTGGATGGAAATATTTAGTATATTTATTTGTATTTACAACAGGTACTGCTTGGGTGTTATCATTTATTACTTATAATGTAATATTACTATTAACTTAA
- a CDS encoding Fur family transcriptional regulator — protein MQKYEESFESFLENFKNTVSKLGFKNSIQKDYILKILYFNDEHLSAEQIANIAKSEYKVDMGIATVYRTVKFFEELNIVNSLDIGDGAKRYELNLSLHHDHMICTSCNKILEFNDEVIEKQQIKVAKDNNFYLNDHIMTIYGVCEKCQ, from the coding sequence GTGCAAAAATATGAAGAAAGTTTCGAATCTTTTTTAGAAAACTTTAAAAATACAGTTTCAAAATTGGGCTTTAAAAACTCAATACAAAAGGATTATATTTTAAAGATTTTGTATTTTAATGATGAACATTTAAGTGCAGAACAAATTGCAAATATTGCAAAAAGTGAATATAAAGTAGATATGGGGATAGCTACAGTTTATAGAACTGTTAAGTTTTTTGAAGAACTGAACATAGTTAACTCATTGGATATTGGTGATGGAGCTAAAAGGTATGAGTTAAATCTATCTTTACATCATGATCATATGATTTGTACTTCATGTAATAAAATTTTAGAATTTAATGATGAGGTAATAGAAAAACAACAAATAAAAGTTGCAAAAGATAACAACTTTTATTTAAATGATCATATTATGACAATCTATGGAGTATGTGAGAAGTGTCAATAA
- a CDS encoding arginyltransferase, producing the protein MQIINEDLEFVEENRECSYFNNEISDMRYRYINHCTVEDYQNMLEHGWRRFGKMHFVPECKTCTKCISMRIDVKNYKFSKSEKRVINKNKDTKLYIQTPSISLDHLKLYDKYHKFMHDKKQWPYFPISPDDYSRSYVEGKDKFTKEFLYFKGEELVAVALVDILPESISSIYCFYDHEYADLSLGKFSILAQIKIAKELEIPYIYLGYWIKDHFSMGYKVNYKPFEILKNRASLKEDAIWEKYEL; encoded by the coding sequence ATGCAAATTATAAATGAAGACTTAGAGTTTGTAGAAGAGAATAGAGAGTGTTCTTATTTTAATAATGAGATATCTGATATGAGATATAGGTACATAAACCACTGTACCGTTGAAGATTATCAAAATATGTTAGAGCATGGTTGGAGAAGATTTGGAAAAATGCACTTTGTTCCAGAGTGTAAAACTTGTACAAAGTGTATAAGTATGAGAATTGATGTTAAAAATTATAAATTTTCTAAATCTGAAAAAAGAGTAATAAATAAAAATAAAGATACAAAGCTTTATATACAAACACCAAGTATAAGTTTAGATCATTTGAAGCTTTATGATAAATATCATAAGTTTATGCATGATAAAAAACAATGGCCTTATTTTCCAATAAGTCCTGATGATTATTCAAGGTCTTATGTTGAGGGAAAAGATAAGTTTACAAAAGAGTTTTTATATTTTAAAGGTGAAGAGTTAGTTGCAGTTGCATTAGTTGATATTTTGCCTGAATCTATTTCTTCAATTTATTGTTTTTATGATCATGAATATGCAGATTTGTCTTTAGGTAAATTTTCTATTTTAGCACAAATAAAAATAGCAAAAGAGTTAGAAATACCTTATATTTATTTGGGGTATTGGATAAAAGATCATTTTTCAATGGGATATAAAGTTAATTATAAACCTTTTGAAATATTAAAAAATAGGGCTTCTTTAAAAGAAGATGCAATTTGGGAAAAATATGAGTTATAA
- the trpA gene encoding tryptophan synthase subunit alpha translates to MKKLVGYITASYPDNNFTIDLALNMKESGVDILELGIPFSDPVADGPVIEKANLLALKNGFKLKDLFEVSSKIAPQMDTLWMGYLNPFYHYGIEEFFKKAKEFGITGEIIPDLPFEETFIYQELAKKYEQSIITFVSPTHSKERIAQVVKNATKFIYMVAYAGITGSGKSEDLTQVIKTVKENTKTPLYVGFGVDENTCKEKSVGVDGVIVGSAFVKHIIDDSLSYNEKIDKICKISKEIKEKING, encoded by the coding sequence TTGAAAAAACTTGTAGGTTATATAACAGCCAGTTATCCTGACAATAATTTTACAATAGACTTAGCATTAAATATGAAAGAATCAGGTGTTGATATATTAGAATTAGGTATTCCTTTTTCAGATCCTGTTGCAGATGGCCCTGTTATAGAAAAAGCAAATCTTTTAGCTTTGAAAAACGGATTTAAATTAAAAGACTTATTTGAAGTCTCATCAAAGATAGCCCCACAAATGGATACATTATGGATGGGATATTTAAATCCATTTTATCATTATGGAATTGAAGAGTTTTTTAAAAAAGCAAAAGAGTTTGGTATTACAGGTGAAATTATTCCTGATTTACCTTTTGAAGAGACTTTTATTTATCAAGAGTTAGCAAAAAAATATGAACAATCTATTATTACATTTGTCTCTCCAACTCATAGTAAAGAAAGAATTGCACAAGTAGTTAAAAATGCTACAAAATTTATATATATGGTAGCTTATGCAGGTATTACAGGAAGTGGTAAAAGTGAAGATTTAACACAAGTTATTAAAACTGTAAAAGAGAATACAAAAACTCCTTTATATGTTGGATTTGGTGTTGATGAAAACACATGTAAAGAGAAATCAGTTGGAGTTGATGGCGTAATCGTAGGAAGTGCTTTTGTAAAACATATAATTGATGATTCGTTGTCATATAATGAAAAAATTGATAAAATATGTAAAATTTCAAAAGAGATAAAAGAGAAAATCAACGGGTAG
- the panB gene encoding 3-methyl-2-oxobutanoate hydroxymethyltransferase, with product MSIIKNDFEKMSITKILKTKNNKKLTMITAYDALFANLFDELADMILVGDSLNMSFAGKPDTLSATLEQMIYHANAVCAGAPKAFVILDMPFGTYTNKDIALKNAVKIYQETNIAAVKVEGGEDRADIVKHLTSNSIAVMGHIGLMPQYVRSEGGYKVRGKTKEDEEQLIRDAIAIEKAGAFAIVVEGVLSSVAKKITDAVNVPVIGIGAGNVTDGQVLVWSDMLGFFNEFKPKFVRRYLDGATLVKDAVLQYRNDVQTTQFPSKDEEY from the coding sequence ATGAGTATAATTAAAAATGATTTTGAAAAAATGTCAATTACTAAAATATTAAAAACTAAAAATAATAAAAAACTAACAATGATTACAGCTTATGACGCACTTTTTGCAAATTTGTTTGATGAACTTGCAGATATGATACTTGTAGGTGATAGTTTAAATATGAGCTTTGCAGGAAAACCTGATACATTAAGTGCAACACTAGAACAGATGATTTACCATGCAAATGCCGTTTGTGCAGGTGCACCAAAAGCTTTTGTTATTTTAGATATGCCTTTTGGAACTTACACAAATAAAGACATAGCACTTAAAAATGCAGTTAAGATTTATCAAGAAACAAATATAGCAGCTGTAAAAGTTGAAGGTGGAGAAGACAGAGCTGATATTGTAAAACATCTAACATCAAACTCAATTGCTGTTATGGGACATATTGGACTTATGCCACAATATGTTAGAAGTGAGGGTGGATACAAAGTAAGAGGTAAAACTAAAGAAGACGAAGAACAACTTATTCGTGATGCTATTGCTATTGAAAAAGCAGGAGCATTTGCAATTGTTGTTGAGGGTGTTTTAAGCAGTGTTGCAAAAAAAATCACAGATGCAGTAAATGTTCCAGTTATTGGAATTGGTGCTGGAAATGTAACTGATGGTCAAGTTTTAGTTTGGTCAGATATGTTAGGTTTTTTCAACGAGTTTAAACCAAAATTTGTTAGAAGATATTTAGATGGCGCAACACTTGTAAAAGATGCAGTTTTACAATATAGAAATGATGTACAAACAACACAATTTCCATCAAAAGATGAAGAGTATTAA
- the ruvB gene encoding Holliday junction branch migration DNA helicase RuvB produces the protein MERLVEVEQISFEEDKSEVNLRPSSWDDYIGQEKIKKNLKVFIEASKKREEALDHILFYGPPGLGKTTLSYLISNEMNSNIKITAGPMIEKSGDLAAILTNLEEGDILFIDEIHRLSPAVEEILYPAMEDYRLDIIIGSGPAAQTVKIDLPRFTLIGATTRAGMLSNPLRERFGMHFRMQFYDNEELAKIIQKASVKLNKICADDAALEISRRSRGTPRVALRLLRRVRDFAEVENEETIIKQRCNYALDELGVNDSGFDEMDINLLELLVSNKGKPMGLSTIAAALSEDEGTIEDAIEPYLLANGFIERTARGRVASVKTYEMFRLSYPETEKVQKESLF, from the coding sequence GTGGAAAGATTAGTAGAAGTTGAACAAATATCATTTGAAGAAGATAAAAGTGAAGTAAACTTAAGACCCTCTTCTTGGGATGATTACATCGGACAAGAAAAAATTAAAAAAAATTTAAAAGTTTTTATTGAAGCTAGTAAAAAAAGAGAAGAAGCACTTGATCATATACTTTTTTATGGGCCTCCAGGTCTTGGTAAAACTACGCTTTCTTATCTTATTTCTAATGAAATGAATTCAAATATAAAAATCACAGCAGGTCCTATGATTGAAAAAAGTGGTGACCTAGCTGCCATTTTAACAAACTTAGAAGAAGGTGATATTTTATTTATTGATGAAATACATAGACTAAGTCCAGCAGTTGAAGAGATTTTGTATCCAGCAATGGAAGATTATAGACTTGATATTATTATTGGAAGTGGTCCAGCTGCACAAACTGTAAAAATTGATTTACCAAGATTTACACTTATTGGAGCTACAACAAGAGCTGGAATGTTAAGTAATCCTTTAAGAGAAAGATTTGGGATGCATTTTAGAATGCAGTTTTATGACAACGAAGAATTAGCAAAAATCATTCAAAAAGCTTCTGTTAAACTAAATAAAATTTGTGCAGATGATGCTGCTTTAGAAATATCAAGAAGAAGTAGAGGAACACCAAGAGTTGCCTTAAGACTTTTAAGAAGAGTAAGAGACTTTGCAGAAGTAGAGAATGAAGAAACTATTATAAAACAAAGATGTAATTATGCTTTAGATGAACTAGGCGTAAATGATAGTGGATTTGATGAAATGGATATAAATTTACTTGAACTTCTTGTATCAAATAAAGGTAAGCCTATGGGATTATCTACAATAGCAGCTGCACTTAGTGAAGATGAGGGAACAATTGAAGATGCAATTGAACCATATTTACTTGCAAATGGCTTTATAGAAAGAACTGCAAGAGGAAGAGTAGCTAGTGTAAAAACATATGAAATGTTTAGATTATCATACCCAGAAACTGAAAAGGTACAAAAGGAGTCTTTGTTTTGA
- a CDS encoding AI-2E family transporter, whose translation MKPQHFLIAIAIAILFFLFQLFNPFLKAIFVALLLTVATNTLDLFITHRVKSQTISAIIMTIILALIFFVPVMYCIFSFANYINQLDQQALMKNYSQIETWILNIPKEYEFFKQQLILILEKIDIAESIKNILSIGAYLGKNSASFMIDMFMILIFYFFFTLYGTSLSHYIKDILPLKKEDSITLFYESSNVMSIVLYSILVTAIFEGMLFGFFISVYGYNGFLLGVLYGFASLVPVVGGIIMWLPIALYEIYLGDFYDAIIISAYSIIIISVVADTFIKPIIIKYINQKVVKTPSKINELLIFFSIVAGLSTFGFWGMIIGPAMVTFFISIVQLLKKYSNDML comes from the coding sequence TTGAAGCCACAGCATTTTTTGATTGCTATTGCTATTGCTATTTTATTTTTTTTATTTCAACTTTTCAATCCATTTTTAAAAGCAATATTTGTAGCTTTACTTTTAACAGTAGCTACTAATACTTTAGATTTATTTATTACACATAGAGTAAAAAGCCAAACTATCTCAGCAATAATTATGACAATAATACTTGCACTAATATTTTTTGTTCCTGTTATGTACTGTATTTTTTCATTTGCTAATTACATAAATCAATTAGATCAACAAGCTTTGATGAAAAATTACTCACAAATAGAAACTTGGATATTAAATATTCCAAAAGAGTATGAGTTTTTTAAACAACAACTAATTTTGATTCTTGAAAAAATAGATATTGCAGAAAGTATAAAAAACATACTCTCAATTGGAGCATATTTAGGTAAGAATTCTGCTTCATTTATGATAGATATGTTTATGATACTTATATTTTATTTCTTTTTTACACTTTATGGAACAAGTCTTTCACACTATATAAAAGATATTCTTCCTTTGAAAAAAGAAGACTCAATTACACTATTTTATGAATCTTCAAATGTAATGAGTATTGTTTTATACTCAATACTTGTGACTGCAATATTTGAGGGTATGCTATTTGGCTTTTTTATATCAGTATATGGTTACAATGGATTTTTATTAGGTGTTTTATATGGTTTTGCTTCATTAGTTCCAGTAGTTGGTGGTATAATAATGTGGCTTCCAATAGCTTTATATGAAATATATTTAGGTGATTTTTATGATGCTATAATCATTAGTGCTTATTCAATAATCATCATATCAGTAGTAGCTGATACATTTATTAAGCCTATAATTATAAAATATATAAATCAAAAAGTAGTAAAAACTCCAAGTAAAATAAATGAATTATTGATTTTCTTCTCAATTGTTGCAGGATTATCAACATTTGGCTTTTGGGGAATGATTATAGGTCCTGCAATGGTTACTTTTTTTATCTCAATAGTTCAATTATTAAAAAAGTATAGTAATGATATGTTATAA
- a CDS encoding response regulator, translated as MQIDLKELKQVTVLYVEDDEVIRAQTLSVFEKIFKKVYVGKDGHQGINLFNNHQDELDVIVTDLNMPKMTGLELAEEVHKVSKYIPVIFTTAFTDEESLIKAITLNIDSYVTKPLKIQDLTATILKSVKNSKENRNLYKTTKALANEMLSTKKDYGQLKDNCELLEKEVSFYKFLAEHFIASIKLDKFGIIENISNQFSNIYKYSLMDLKNKPINSITPNAANIQKKMLEALKVKEAVGFNEKFITADNEELEFHNILYPLYENKDNYASGYMLYQSLER; from the coding sequence ATGCAAATTGATTTAAAAGAATTAAAACAAGTAACAGTATTATATGTTGAAGATGATGAAGTTATTAGAGCACAAACACTTTCTGTATTTGAAAAAATCTTCAAAAAAGTGTATGTAGGAAAAGATGGACATCAAGGAATAAACTTATTTAATAATCACCAAGATGAATTAGATGTGATTGTTACAGATTTAAATATGCCAAAGATGACAGGGCTTGAACTAGCAGAAGAAGTACATAAAGTATCAAAATATATCCCAGTAATTTTCACAACTGCTTTTACAGATGAAGAATCACTTATAAAAGCAATCACATTAAATATAGATAGTTATGTAACAAAACCTTTAAAAATACAAGATTTAACTGCAACAATTTTAAAAAGTGTTAAAAACTCAAAAGAGAATAGAAATTTATATAAAACAACAAAAGCTTTAGCAAATGAGATGCTAAGTACAAAAAAAGATTATGGACAACTAAAAGACAATTGTGAATTATTAGAAAAAGAAGTATCTTTTTATAAATTCTTAGCAGAACATTTTATAGCATCAATAAAACTAGATAAATTTGGAATAATAGAAAATATATCAAACCAATTTAGCAATATTTATAAGTACTCTTTAATGGATTTAAAAAATAAACCTATAAACTCAATAACACCAAATGCAGCTAATATTCAGAAAAAAATGTTAGAAGCTTTAAAAGTAAAAGAAGCAGTAGGATTTAATGAAAAGTTCATTACAGCAGACAATGAAGAATTAGAGTTTCATAATATTTTATATCCACTTTATGAAAATAAAGACAATTATGCAAGTGGATATATGCTTTATCAATCATTGGAAAGATGA
- a CDS encoding ferredoxin-thioredoxin reductase catalytic domain-containing protein: MIKKIDMNSTEFQTQFELTKQFTDKVLDRFGFVYNPENDVNESVQQGLSRNKMIYGKRFCPCFMVIGQTKQEQKEADNRLCPCKPALEVEIPRDGKCHCGIFCTPEFAQNEAVKNEVSEVTHTHSRGLTKQECEVLLKKEQIDADELESLLEARTLKYIDFNLVDTREWMEWVGQRIKGCDYLVPTTSFYQSIEQLQNQKEKPVIVYCLSGSRSAYCQKVMYDLGFKCVSNLDYGIMTYKGSTISGEDE, from the coding sequence ATGATTAAAAAGATTGATATGAACTCTACTGAATTCCAAACTCAGTTTGAATTGACAAAGCAGTTTACAGACAAAGTTTTAGATAGGTTTGGTTTTGTTTATAATCCTGAAAATGATGTAAATGAATCTGTTCAGCAAGGGCTTAGTAGAAATAAGATGATATATGGAAAAAGATTCTGTCCTTGTTTTATGGTAATAGGTCAAACAAAGCAAGAACAAAAAGAAGCAGATAATAGACTTTGCCCATGTAAACCTGCACTTGAAGTTGAGATACCAAGGGATGGAAAGTGCCACTGTGGGATTTTTTGTACTCCTGAATTTGCTCAAAATGAGGCTGTCAAAAATGAGGTTAGCGAGGTTACTCACACTCATTCAAGAGGTCTTACTAAACAAGAGTGTGAAGTGCTTTTGAAAAAAGAACAAATTGATGCTGATGAGTTAGAATCACTTCTTGAAGCTAGAACATTAAAATATATTGATTTTAATTTAGTTGATACAAGAGAGTGGATGGAGTGGGTAGGACAAAGAATTAAAGGGTGTGATTATTTAGTTCCAACTACTTCATTTTATCAAAGTATCGAACAATTGCAAAATCAAAAAGAAAAACCTGTGATTGTTTATTGTTTAAGTGGTAGTAGAAGTGCATATTGTCAAAAAGTTATGTATGATTTAGGTTTTAAGTGTGTATCAAATTTAGATTATGGGATTATGACATATAAAGGAAGTACTATTAGTGGTGAAGATGAGTAA